In the genome of Neovison vison isolate M4711 chromosome 4, ASM_NN_V1, whole genome shotgun sequence, the window TTGTTATTCAGATACTACTATTCCAAGGCCAAGACTGGGAGCATTTATTGATGAGTAGAGGGGTCCATTCTGGGACTGGAATGGCTGTTCTTTAAAGAGGGGAGAATTCAACCCCCAGTCAAAGAGGACAGAAATGGGAGAAGAGTCACTGGGGCCCTGAAAACAGGAACAGCCCCTGCTGTTCACCTGTGAGGATGATCTATCtctatatggttcagtcaagaTCAAGAATTACTCTCCCTTAGCTGCAGGCACCACACTGATGGGCTGTGGCACAAAGATAGAGGAGCACAGGTGGGCTGTGTTTAATCAGCAGGAAGATAAAGGAAGTGAGGGATGTGTTTCGGgatgtgggtatatatatatatatatatatatatacccgtataataattatataatatatatattatatatataatatatatacccaTATAATAATtcctctatattctttttttaaaaatatatttttaaactttatttcacagacagagagtacaagtaggcagagaggcaggcagagggaggggggaagcaagttccctgctgagcagggggcccgacatggggctcaatcccagaactccgagatcatgacctgagctgaaggtagaggcttaacccatgagccacccaggcgcccttaattcctctatattcttaaaaatttcctGAGTTAGTGATTCTGGGAAAAGTCTTGGGACACATGCAGTAAGATCCAAGCAAGTGAAATACAGTGTAGCCACATAAGactttttcattgcttttatagGAACCCCTCCTCGTCAAGTAATAAACCATCTCAGGTGATTATAAACACATACCTTTTGGTGCAGCAATGGTAAATGtacttaaaataatttgctttatgctgttaaaaaaaaagcccccaaTGTTCATATGAGTGTTTATGGCATCTATGTTAAAAAAACCCTATATTTATtgtgatacataaaatatttctgttaGACCAAATAAGAACCTGGTGAAACTGGTAGCCACTGGGGAAGGGAGATGGGTagcaaggagagaaaggaagaagaaagaattttcaTGATTAAACCTTGTGCTCCTTTTAAATTTGGAGCACATGAATgtattattcagaaataaaaaataaatacctttaaaaaataaataacaagctTTTATTATCCTGGACAACAGAGGAAAGTCAAACCTGAAGTCTCTAGGAATTAAGTAGCGTCCTGGGGAGGAAAGGCTGCAGCAGCACCTGGAGCATCCTCAGAGACTCATTCCTTGGTCCGGCCACCCTGGCAGAGGCAGCTTGAGGGAATCACAAACTGCAGGGATCAGCGGGAGGACAACACTGGACAAAGCTCTCCTGCCTGACATCAGCCGCTGTCCAGAGCTAGTGCCCGGAAAAGTAAAACTCACCCTCCTGGGGTCACATATCTGCTGGAAGGCAGGTGAGAATTCACATGCAGGACACCAAATACCCTGCTCTATCCTAGTCCTCCCAGATTGCACGCCTCTGGTCTTTGGCCGCAGTGTCTGATGTGGGAGTAGAGAATGTTGAAAAAGTCGAGTTGTTCAATCTGAGTCTGAACTCTCATTTGACTTGGAAGACTTGTGCTTtcgttttttcttcttcttcttttccttcttccttttcttatgcttttctttcttcttctttttcttgtgtttctctTTACTTGCTGAGGAACTAGAGCTGCTCCCATCCTCATCGGAGGTAGAATCCTCTAGTAACTGTTTCAACTGCTGTATCCTACACATAGAAGATTAACCAAAGAACCaaatttaacttgaaaaaaagacagataaaagTGGTATTAAGAGCAGCAGtgagggtaaaaaaaaatcatgaataacCACCTTACTGAAGACTGTAccaatttttatttctgcatgttttcctcattctTGTCCACACCAGTGCCTCCTTGATAGGACTGTACCCAGTGCACAAGCCATTCTGTATTCTTTTCACTGTCCTAAATACTGCTGCATGTTTTTCCAGTTCTTACTACATAACTTTGAACAGATGCTTCCTTTCCTTCATCACCCCCCCAACCACCCACAACTGCTCGAGTTCATATTAGGTAAACTACCTCCTTAAAATTAGAACTCCATGTAACCAGTTTGAGAAAAACAAACCCTCCCCTTTCTTTACCCTATCTTAAATCATGTCTAAGGATAATTTTTAACAATAGCTCATATTGTTAAAGATAAACTAAGTTATTATCCATCAAGATGTGAGCAGGCAGGACCAAGCCCACTGCTTTAAGCTAACCCAAATGGAATGAGGCTGGCCTGCAGGTTCCCTACCCACTGGCCTTTCCTGTGATGACTCCTGCCTTCCAAATAGTTCACAGTTGAAGTACCATAATTACCAAACCACTCATCTAATACTGGAACGGTTGTTTCCAACTTTATATAATTTCAGACTTTAAGGGGGTATTGTTAGCACCAGGGCCATCTCACCTTACATccttttcatgtcttttattCTCTCGTATGATGTCATACATGGGATCTTCATGTGCCTTGAGGATGGGAAAAGGTTAAGGTTGCGTTAGCATCCATGGATTATCatggattattttataaataaaaattaaatccataTTTCACcgaaaccagattttttttcctgtttggggtaattttatgtttaacacGTTCTAATCCTTGCTAAGGGTCACCATTACTTCAAACtcatggaagttaaaaaaaagattttccaattatttgtataatttgaATAGACTTTTTAAGGATATCAAACATAGCAGAATCATTATTACATATTACTCAAGGTTAGAGGTATTGAGGTAATTCTCTTCTATGTGGACAGATGATCAAGagttattaaataaaaacaagttgGAAAATGATATGTAAGAATAACTCATGTTTAGGTGCATGAAAACATATGTATGTGCCCAGAAAAGATGTGGAGCTATCCCCATCAAGCTACATAATGCATATTTGCTCTGGAGACAGGCAATATTGGACTTAAAAAGTtaagtgtgggggcacctggatggctcagtgggttaaagcctctctctttggctcaggtcatgatcccaaggttctgagattgagccctgcatcgggctctctgcttggcggggagcctgctttctcctctctctctgcctacttgtgatctctgtcaaataaataagtaaaatctttaaaaaaaaaaatcaagtgtgaAAATCCTTACTGTAACATGTCAATTTTGTTAAAGTAAAGCAAATGTATtctcaaatatttacttttaaatatcatttaaaagtaCTTAGAATATGACTACACTTCAGTAACAACAGTTACTGAATTTTATGGTAAgtgaattatctttaaaaatgtttagtaaaaatttttcatatcaaggataaaaaagttaaaaatatctatattCTTACCAGCTAGAGTTATCTACGCTAACATCTTAGTGTGCTTCTTCTACTTACCATaatttacaaaaaattataatcacattatatatatataattctgttcttttttttcacttatgtTTTCATGAACATTTTCCTATGATACTACATATTCTTCCAAACACAATTATTAAAAGCTATATGACGTCTATGTTACAGTACTTATGTTGGTATGCTGGCCATTGCAGTTGTTTCCTATTCTCTTTAGTCTATTTTTCACAGATATAATTCTGAataattccttatatattcttaaaaatttatatatattgattttgcTAGAGTCTTAGGATCTATTCTTAGAATTTAGgtttctgaattaaaaatatatgaatttgttCCCTTTTTTGAGAGTTAGCACTGATTTACCTATAAACTGGATACTGTAAAATTGCCATTCCAAGTAGCATTGATTTCTCCagaatattttctccaaattttttaaatgaaagtacaatttttaaaatgtctcaaaGTCCTGGCAAATATTTATGGACTCTGGTTTGATATATGGTGATAATGCCAATCTCTCTGATAACAGCCTCGTTAAGCTGACTGAAACAGTGACTGAATGGTGAGTTAACAACCCTGGGAGGTGACTGTGAAAATAAAGTGGGGAAATGACATCTGTTTTACTGTCATGCAAAGAGGATATatcatttatacatacatatctagTTTATAACAGATATTTTAATCTTTACACAAAGACGGGACTAGAACACTATTTTAGTAAtgaaacaagatttttttaatataagtaaaaAGTCACTGAATATATAACAATgcctttcagaaaacaaaatcagtGTTCCCAAGGCATAAGGAAATAacactttaataaaaattaattttttgctAATGAGCTAATCTGTCACACAAATTCAGTTTAACAGAGTTAATACCAGATACTTGGGGCAAAAGGCCCTGGGGAATGTGTTTCATGTTAACCTGCTTTTCACTGATTAATGCTTGAGTCACAGATATTCACCACCTCTGGCAAATGTAAAGTGAAACTCTGGGTTTTACTTACTACTCTGAACTGTTCTAACTTTTGGTTGCCTTTGATAAAGAAAGGGCATTCTTTGTCGCCTGTTCGGTGACCATACCGTTTACAACGCCAacctaaaacaaagaaaagggatATATTTCTGTAAGATGTAGTTTTACTTAAGATAAAGTATCAGCAGATCATATTAAAGATATTCTTCATTAGATTTCAATTTCCAAAGCAAATGCAATTAGTGGATGAACCATGTAAGACACCAGAAAACATTAATCAATTGTTTCCTCAAGCATCCTTTAATCTTGGGTTTTAGAAATAAGCCAAGTAGTTACTGAGCAATCCTGTGCAAAAAtcaaagtgtgatttttttttttaaatagtgtgtTATGGCTTGAACTGTGTTGCCCCCTCTATCCTGTCCCCATTATGCTGAATGTCCTAATCCCttgtacctcagaatgtgacctcatTGTGAGATAGGATCTTTGGAGAGGCCTGGGACAGATTCTTCCCTCACAGTCCTCAGAAGGAGCCAACCTGCTCACACCCTGATTTTTGACTGATAGCCTTCAGAACTCTGAGACAATAtgcttctgttgtttaagtcacctgAAAGTGTCTTCCTAAATGAAAAAGgtgaaaaaacaaatagaaaacaataatttggaagaaataaaaacattaaggagaagaaaaaattaacatcCTTAGAGAACATTTTGCaacaattaaagaataaaaaatcatagaagaaaaaagagcttttggaattgaaataaaaaacttaatcAAAGGACTGGAAGCTATCTTGATGAAATAGTCTAGAGAGCAGAAAacaaaataggagagaaaagatcagaaattagaaaatcgatCTAAGAAGTCCTTCATCTGAATAACAGAACTGAAAACAGAGGGGAGGAACTAATCAATGAAACAATGTGTGAAATTTCACAACACTGGGAATAGGATGATTTCATAAGCTTCTAGGGAGGAAGAATAAAACaccaaagacaacaaaaaagCAGGTTACATCAAAGCATCCAGAATCTTAATTACTTTGGACTTGTCAATAGCAATTCTACAAATGAGAAGGCAATGGAGCAATGCCTTAAAAATTCTGAAGGAAGTTTGTTTTTAACAGAATTCTAACTAAATAGcaaactaaaaatacaaaatagagaTATTTCCAGAAAAATACAGTCTTGAAAATTTTATCTTCCATAAACCCATTTCTCAGCTGCTGGAGAATGTGCTCTACCACAGAAAGAGAATGTAACAAAAAAGACCCAAGATACAGCAAATAGGAGATTAAACACAAGAGGGACGTTAAGGGAAACTGAAGAGTGAATGGTGACAGAAGGTCCCTGGGTGATAGCACGGGGAACAAATCtcttcaggaggaaaaaaaaacaacagaataccttAAGCATCTGAAGGAGTTGAATTAGAAATCAGTacacagaaaaaagcaaaaacaagaacaacaaaaagacaactatTAATTGCAGGGCAAAGAAAACATGCAGAATGTATGAAAGTACATAATGGTTTAGTATATAAAGTACACAGTGGTTTAGTATATAAAGTCATGCAAATATAAAGTACATAGTGGTTTAGTATATGATTCAGTTCTGAAGATAATCATaattaaatatacacaaaagatttatttaactaAATTATGATAAGGTATTGGGAAAATGGGAGACAGAAAGAATATGTATGAGGTGGGATGGAGGCACATAAAAAAGAGCTGAAaatctgaggcacctgggtggctcagtgggctaaacctctgccttctgctcaggtcatgatctcagggtcctgggattgtgtcccacatctctgctcagcagggagcctgcttccctgtctttctctgcttgccactctgtctacttgtgatctctctctctgtcaaataaataaaatcttaaaaaaaaaaaagctgaaaatctAGAGTAAGAAGTCAACAGTTAATGAAGAAACCTAAAAAATCGAGAGGCCAGATATAACCCTGTCTTAGATACATGGAGataaactacaaaatatttttttaaagttttatttaagtaatttcaacaccacatgtggggcttgaaccatgaccccgagatcaagagattcgtgctcctctgactgagccagccaggtgtccccaaaataatcttcttcttcttttttaaagtcttattttttacttgtcagagagagagtgtgaacaagctgggggagcattaggaagaaagagggagaagcaggcctgtggctgagcagggagcctgatgtgggacttgatcccagaactctgggatcatgacttgtgccaaaggcagatgcataactgactgagccatccaagtatccccaaaataatattctttttttaaaaaaatattttatttatttatttggcagacagcacaagtgggcagagaggcaggcagggggtggggccgggggggaagcaggctccccgctgagcagagaggccaatgtggggctcaatcccaggaccctgagatcatgacctgagccaaaagcagaggcttagcccactgagccacccaggcactccataaaaataatattctttagaGAGGTTTACATGGTTACCCGTAGGGTAAGGCGAATAGGGGAAAGGGACTAGGAACTGCTATTTTAATTATGTGCAAGAAAAATCTTTATACAAATATCTTTAAAAGGCAGCAGTACTCTTTTTCAAATACTAAATACCACATAAGGTGGATGAAGGTGTTGCGGCCCTGGTGGGGTGGCGGCGTGCATGAACACACCGTTCTGGACCCATCCTCTGGGCTCACAGCTCTTTTCAGGTTACATAGTTGAAACCTTAACACCACTGATGTGGGGCTGTGGTGGTGAATGATGATGCAAGACCCAAAGGGACCTGCCTTCCAAACATCCCTTGTCCTTCCTGGCATTTCTACTACGGAATATCCTTTTTGTTACTGGAGTATTGCCGAAGAGTGAACTCCAAAGGCAGCTATGGTCCTGTGGCGACCACTGCCCTTGGAGTCAGAAGCCCTGGAGTTAAAGCTCTCCTCTACTTCTTAGCTCAGACTACTAACACATATGCAGATCGGCTTCCTTAACTATAAAACAGAGATTATGCCTTGACTTAACAGGGCTGCGGTGACaacaaattaaacaacaaaaaaagtaaacacGCTTTGTAAATCGTGGTGTATAACTTGCGTGTACAGAAGAGTGTTACTTGCAACTCTCCTGTACTCACACTGCATAACTTTGACTTCTTTCCCCAGTGGCATCCAAAGTCCTTTCGTTGGTGCGTGAGCCAGAAATTCCCTGGCATGTTCATTGCCTGGCATATCTGGTATACAGTCTTCCGGCTTAGTCTCATCTTCCTAAAAAACGAAACAGCGTATACATGACATGGCAAAAAAGCCCAGGAATTCTCTCCTACCTGCTTCAGAACACAGCACTGGCTGGCTCTCTCATGAGCTGGACATGCCCATGTCATCCTAAGTGACCCTCTCAAGTactagaaagaaagacaaattatatttgataggaaaaccagaaataaatGTACCAGAAGAACTATCCCATGAGAATGATAAAGCTACTCTAAGAGAGAGATTACTAGTATTGTTCACTTAGGAATGATTTGTGGGCTCCAAATCCTGATTCTAGATTACAAAAATTAGATTCAGATCACAAACTTTCCTGCTACCTTAAAAGCCTTGTGGAATGAAGCAAAGTATAGAGTTAAACAACatttcctaaaataataaaaataacatgttaaactaaaaacaattattttcccTTGGAAACCACTGTTACTTTTACAATCTCATACCTGCTGTATTTATGAAATGTGTTTTACCACCAAATAACTTTGTCACacaataaaggttttttttttaaccatctgaTTGTTTTAGTTCCCatgaatattaaatttataataaaaggttttgtaataatcttttcttttcactGAACGTGAGCAAGCAGAAAGCTGTTCTAGCCTCCATGGAGGCCTCTAGGTCTCCCTCCCGCAGAAAGACTGGACTCTAGGGCCAGGTGGTGCCAGGggtggaggtgggtaggggggtGTCCTGCACCGGGGCTGGTCCAGGAGAccttccagtttccccagagACTACTGTTCTCTGAGCTAATGATACTCAGAAAACCAGCAGCAAGTCAGAGAAGGAAGCAGCTGCGAGAAGATGGAGccacagcgagagagagggagggagaaggggactgAGCGCCGAGGAACATGTGGGCCTGCCACCGTTTCTTAGGGAACAGACACATGGCTGATTACATTTCTACAAAGGCACAGGCCGGACACAGAAAGCCCAAAGTGTATGAGCTGACTGGCATCTGCAGGACGAAACAAGGTTCCATAAAAGGACATTTAAAACCATATGCAACAGGTTTTCATAACAAGTTACTGAGTCTGAGCACTGAATCAAATATGTCTAAGAGGATGACCAAAGGCACAAACTTCACACTGACCTTGATAAGCCCAGGAGGAGGTTTTTCATaactagaaatgaaaagaaaaaaacatcatCAATCATGTTAACAGGAATGTAACACATTTTAGTGAGCAAAAAGCAACTGTAGGCCAAAATGAAAAGGATATTTTTAGTAAAACCTTAAAAGTACATTAAATCGAAAGCAGTTAATAAAATATGCCCAGCAGTCAGAGATCCCATATAAATAAACTGATGCTACACCACATCCTGCAGAGATCCAGAGCTGAAATTCACTGAGGTAATAACTAGGTGTCGGAGCACAGTGACTTTATTGttgaagagaaagcaagagattGCAGGGGAAATGTCAAAGAAGAAGACCTGTG includes:
- the LOC122904971 gene encoding retinitis pigmentosa 9 protein isoform X2, giving the protein MGQCEEYYLLGNLSYEKPPPGLIKEDETKPEDCIPDMPGNEHAREFLAHAPTKGLWMPLGKEVKVMQCWRCKRYGHRTGDKECPFFIKGNQKLEQFRVAHEDPMYDIIRENKRHEKDVRIQQLKQLLEDSTSDEDGSSSSSSASKEKHKKKKKKEKHKKRKKEKKKKKKRKHKSSKSNESSDSD
- the LOC122904971 gene encoding retinitis pigmentosa 9 protein isoform X1, with the translated sequence MSSRPGRDDAGAGGVRRPREPAEQELQRRREQKRRRHDAQQLQQLKHLESFYEKPPPGLIKEDETKPEDCIPDMPGNEHAREFLAHAPTKGLWMPLGKEVKVMQCWRCKRYGHRTGDKECPFFIKGNQKLEQFRVAHEDPMYDIIRENKRHEKDVRIQQLKQLLEDSTSDEDGSSSSSSASKEKHKKKKKKEKHKKRKKEKKKKKKRKHKSSKSNESSDSD